The following are encoded together in the Lytechinus variegatus isolate NC3 chromosome 19, Lvar_3.0, whole genome shotgun sequence genome:
- the LOC121406105 gene encoding uncharacterized protein LOC121406105 — protein sequence MGNEQLPSPLTANILNGLESLQFISISDYRICCLLKDAVNAKCIKTSSPGPNESCGKLLPGRTLTILAWILSSSALTGNAAVILLRLIDNKLKVAEVTNRFLIGQAVADLFMGIYMVLITSADVQNGKDHFLIADVWPKSGRCSIARLIGWVANEASAITIVLSTIERLICTASPRGRVTFIASGLMLAMCWLWTMVTSVLITVISENTDKRFGLAQFCIPVFFHSKPQDTGSLTITRSYNGSVLGSSYKLEDTDMPYVPITSTVYMLLVWNLLSSLITDISNVVMLVRKWRSIQSGNAESDIGLDNIPGTSPSTIADPTPCIAPQDEHADATDQDTIDFTLPGAKSDDKGDTNQDSGSSVGLTSRTPSNSQAKLDSQLDFDTATGTKPATIPSPRLPTLPSASANNTPTSVIDTPFAIPLIPITASDNTEISASETPMTASPTTVTASVPGYPRSDGPASNLSSRSSIPTAASTSPDFILDSPSKSEPGHPSEPFADDVPKVDERHLLHRATFRISFLILMDIFSWLPVLFAGFGYQTGVPPTSLFSWAVMFLITVKAVLNPFLFTFLFYLEDRKNEGNALIVALRMPRDPNAIPSIEVDEAEEEELGVMDQTIALTFGII from the exons ATGGGCAATGAACAGCTGCCATCACCTCTTACAGCCAACATCTTGAATGGTTTGGAATCCCTTCAATTTAT ATCCATCTCAGACTATCGCATATGCTGTCTTCTGAAAGATGCTGTAAATGCAAAGTGTATCAAAACATCTTCACCTGGCCCTAATGAAAGTTGTGGTAAGCTCTTGCCTGGTCGTACATTGACTATACTAGCTTGGATATTATCATCCTCGGCTCTCACAGGAAACGCTGCCGTCATCCTACTTCGCTTGATAGACAACAAACTAAAGGTGGCTGAGGTGACCAACAGATTCTTGATCGGACAAGCCGTGGCAGACCTTTTTATGGGTATATACATGGTCTTGATCACATCCGCGGATGTCCAAAATGGCAAAGACCACTTCCTGATTGCGGATGTATGGCCCAAGTCCGGTAGGTGTTCGATCGCCAGGTTGATTGGTTGGGTTGCTAACGAGGCGTCCGCTATTACGATAGTTCTGAGTACGATCGAGAGATTGATTTGTACAGCCTCTCCTCGCGGAAGAGTAACGTTCATAGCCTCTGGTCTCATGCTCGCAATGTGTTGGCTGTGGACAATGGTGACTAGTGTCTTGATCACGGTCATTAGCGAGAACACTGACAAGAGATTTGGACTGGCTCAGTTTTGTATCCCTGTATTCTTCCACTCTAAGCCCCAAGACACTGGCTCCCTCACCATTACCAGGTCTTACAACGGATCTGTTCTTGGGTCCTCTTACAAACTGGAGGATACTGATATGCCTTATGTCCCAATAACTTCAACGGTCTACATGCTTCTCGTTTGGAACCTTCTGTCATCTCTCATCACTGATATTTCTAATGTAGTGATGCTGGTAAGAAAATGGCGGAGTATCCAGTCAGGTAATGCTGAATCTGATATCGGTCTTGACAACATACCAGGAACATCACCAAGTACCATAGCTGACCCAACACCATGCATTGCACCTCAAGACGAACATGCTGATGCTACTGATCAAGATACCATAGATTTTACCTTACCTGGTGCGAAAAGTGATGACAAAGGCGATACCAATCAAGATTCTGGTTCGTCTGTGGGTCTTACCTCACGCACCCCTTCAAATTCACAGGCCAAACTCGATTCCCAACTGGACTTTGACACTGCAACAGGTACAAAGCCTGCTACAATACCTTCTCCCAGACTCCCCACATTGCCCTCTGCCTCGGCTAACAACACACCGACTTCAGTAATTGATACACCCTTTGCAATACCCCTCATACCCATTACAGCATCTGACAACACAGAGATTTCGGCATCTGAAACACCCATGACAGCATCACCTACAACCGTAACAGCATCGGTTCCAGGATATCCTAGATCTGACGGTCCTGCTAGTAACTTATCCTCACGTTCATCGATCCCTACCGCAGCCTCTACTTCCCCTGATTTCATTCTTGATAGCCCATCCAAAAGTGAACCAGGCCATCCTTCCGAACCATTTGCTGATGACGTTCCCAAAGTAGATGAACGACACCTCCTTCACAGGGCCACTTTCCGAATTTCATTCCTCATTCTCATGGACATCTTTTCTTGGTTGCCTGTTCTCTTTGCTGGTTTTGGGTACCAAACGGGTGTTCCACCGACATCGCTCTTTTCTTGGGCAGTCATGTTTCTGATCACAGTGAAGGCGGTTTTGAATCCTTTTCTCTTCACGTTCCTTTTCTATTTGGAGGACAGGAAGAATGAGGGCAATGCGTTGATTGTTGCTTTGAGAATGCCGAGAGACCCCAATGCGATCCCAAGCATAGAAGTGGATGAGGCTGAGGAGGAAGAACTTGGTGTAATGGACCAAACTATTGCTTTGACCTTCGGAATCATATAA
- the LOC121406379 gene encoding uncharacterized protein LOC121406379, with the protein MNENEYVSNSTIIEWPTLQVYQIVLGFTNIVLNVISCVLTLITMLCIILNKNFRKSTNIIPFNIVLCDFVMVMTLSVHFLDNSPTDAAFVLIYVADFASVLSILLAAVHQFTTIRLDPFGTRGLITTPRVIVACIISWVVFTPAGIFFRRIQNYKVFYVASASSDTALLVLTGFFYGFVYTTISSGPAGISFSNQRKLENRRVFVTISLIYVTTLFFRVVYRLLYVLAGFLDSIDFILVGNIIYDIGTMSNSLVYWWRLKEFRSLFKCKKITRIDVHV; encoded by the exons ATGAATGAAAACGAATATGTATCAAATTCAACCATTATTGAATGGCCAACGCTACAAGTATATCAGATAGTATTGGGCTTTACGAATATAGTTCTGAATGTCATTTCCTGCGTGCTGACTTTGATTACGATGTTGTGTATAATACTGAACAAGAACTTTAGAAAGTCAACCAACATCATACCTTTCAACATTGTTCTATGTGATTTCGTTATGGTCATGACGCTTTCTGTTCATTTCTTG GACAATTCGCCAACTGATGCTGCATTTGTTTTGATATACGTAGCAGATTTCGCATCTGTACTGAGCATTTTACTAGCCGCCGTACACCAGTTCACTACCATCCGGTTGGACCCGTTCGGTACCCGTGGACTTATCACGACGCCCCGTGTCATCGTTGCCTGTATTATCAGCTGGGTCGTCTTCACACCTGCCGGGATTTTCTTCAGAAGGATTCAGAATTACAAAGTTTTTTACGTTGCATCAGCATCTAGCGACACGGCTCTCCTCGTCCTCACTGGCTTCTTCTATGGCTTCGTCTATACCACAATCTCAAGCGGCCCGGCTGGTATCAGCTTTTCTAATCAGAGAAAACTAGAAAACAGAAGAGTATTTGTCACAATATCTCTCATTTACGTTACaactttattttttagagtAGTGTATAGATTATTATATGTCCTGGCTGGATTTTTGGATTCGATTGACTTTATTCTTGTGGGAAATATCATCTATGATATTGGAACAATGTCAAACTCACTGGTATATTGGTGGCGACTTAAAGAGTTTAGATCTTTATTTAAGTGTAAGAAAATCACAAGAATCGATGTACATGTTTAA